GGCTGGGTGGGGCTCTTGCCGGTGGGGGCGTCGGTATCTGCCGGGCCTTGCACGCTCAATGCGTAGTCGCGCAGTCGGCGCACGTTCCACACCATCCACAGCGTCACGCCCACACCCACAGCGGCCGAAAGGGCCAGCAGCAGCAGCCCGCCCATGAAGACCTTGCGCTCGGCCCGGTCGATAAAGCGCTGCACCGTGCGCGTGGGCTTGGCCACCGTCAGCACCCCGGCAATGCGCTCGTCCACATAAATAGGCGCGGCCACATGCATCACGCCGCTGGTGTCGTCGCTCTCCACCTCGCGGGTGGAGCGGGCACCGTACTCGCCGCGCAGCGTGCGCGCCACATCGCGCCACTGCGAGTAGTCGGCCCCCACCGCGTGGTTTTCTGAATCGAACAGCACGCGCCCCTGGTGGTCCGTCACGTAGATGCGGTAGTCCAGCGACTGCTTCGAAAACCCCCAGATGCCCGCATCAATAGGCCGGGTGGCGTAGTGCCGCACACGCTGGGCAAAGCGGCTTTGGCTGGCATCGCGCGCCAGCTGTCCGCTGGCCAGGTCGTCACTGGCCACCTCGGCCAACAGGTTGGCCGTGTCCACCATCATGTCCTCCATCACCTCGCGCACGCTGGGTTTGATCTCGGCCATGAACACGCGCAGAACAAAGAACGCGGCAATGCCGTTGATGAGGAAGAAGGCGAACAGCAGGCGGATGCCTAGGCGCATGGGTGACGCGGCCTTTCTATAAAAATGATAGCTGTTAGCGCTTATTTAATAAGCGCTAGAGGCCAATTTGATTTGAGTGGCCGACATGCCCTGATACCTCCCCCATCCGTTCGGGCTGAGCCCGTCGAAGCCAGGGCGTGGTGTGCGATGTGCTTGGGCAAGGGGTGTTGCACTCACAAGTCAAAACAGTACCCCATGCCCCGGTGCGTGCTGATGTACTCGCGGCTGGCGTCCACTTCGCGCAGCTTGGCGCGCAGTGTTTTGATGTGGGTGTCCACCGTGCGGTCGGTGCTTTCGCTGTCGTCGCCCCAGGCGGCGGCCAGCAGGGCGTCGCGTGAGTGGATGCGGCCCGCGCCGCGCAGCAGGTGCGACAGCAGCCGGTATTCGCGCCGCGTCAGCGGCAGGGCCTGGCCGTGCAGGGTGATGCGCTGGCCCGCCTCGTCGTCCACCAACGGGGTGGCTGGCACGGCGGCCGGTGCGGGCGCCGGCATGGACGCGCGGCGCAGCAGGGCCTTGACGCGGGCGGCCAGTTCGCGGGGGCTGAAGGGCTTGGCCAGGTAGTCGTCGGCACCCAGCTCCAGGCCCAGTACGCGGTCCAGTTCCTCGCCCCGGGCGCTGAGCATCAGCACTGGCGTGGCCTGGCGCAGGCGCAGCGCCGCAGCCGCTTGACCATGGCGCACGTCGCGCAGCAGGTCCAGCCCGCTGCCATCGGGCAGGCCCACGTCCAGCACCAGCACATCAAATGGGTGGCGCTGCATTTGCTGGCGCGCGTCCTGCACCAGCAGGCAGTGCGTCACCTGCAGGCCATCGCGCTCCAGCGCATAGGCCACGGTGCGGGCGATGGCAGGGTCGTCTTCGAGCAGCAGCAGGCGGGTGGACATGGGCGATCAGCGTGCGACCAGCACGGGGAACAGCTTGCCCAGCCCATCGGCCATCACTTCCACAGCCAGGGCCGCCAGGATCAACCCCATCAGCCGGGTCATCACGTTGATACCGGTTTTGCCCAGCACGCGGGCAATCGGGTCGGCCAGCGAGAAGCACAGGGCCGTGGCCAGCGCAATCACCACGCCGTAGCCCACCAGCGAGGCGTGTTGCCAGAAGGTCTGGGCACGGTCGGCGTAAATCACCACGGTGGACATGCTGGCTGGGCCGGTGAGCAGTGGAATGGTGAGCGGCACCACGGCAATGCTGCTGCCTGCGGCGGCTTTTTCGGCGCCTTCCTCCAGCTCGTGGGTCAGGGGCTTGGCCTCGGCGGGCTGGGCGTTGAGCATGTTCATCGCGCTGATCAGCAGCAGCATGCCCCCGCCCACCTGAAAGCTCTGCAGCGAGATGTTGAAGAACTCCAGAATCTGCAGCCCCAGCAGCGCGCAGGCGGCAATCACGCAGAACGACGCAAACGCTGCCGTGCGGATGGTGCTGCGCCGCTGCGCCGCAGAAAAGCCCTGCGTGTAGTGGATGAAGAAGGGGACGATGGCCAGCGGGTTCACGATGGCCAGCAAGGTAATGAGGGGTTTCAGGTCCATTTCGTAGCTCCAGTGTGCTGTGTGGGGTTCTCAAGGCCTTTGGGCTGGGCATGGCGAGAGCCAGCGTCCCCGCGCAAGGGCCTGCGCCGGCCCCACCGCCCCGCCGCGAAGGCGGCGTACCGAGCGCTTGCGCTGGGGGCTTCCCCCTCCCGACTTGCATAGCGAGTCGAGAGAGGGGGAAGGCGCGAAGCGCCTCAGGGGGTGTCCCACTACCGCCCCCCCGACACGTCGATCAGCGACATGGTCGTGTAGTGTGACGCGTCGGACATCAGCCACACAATGGCCTGCGCCACCTCCTCGGCGGTGCCGCCGCGCTGCATGGGCACCTGGTGCGACAGGTCGCGCACCCGGTCGGGTAGGCCGCCGCTGGCGTGGATGTCGGTCTCGATCAGCCCCGGGCGCACGGCGTTCACGCGGATGCCCTCGGCCGCCACCTCGCGGGCCAGGCCGATGGTGAAGCTGTCGATGGCGCCCTTGCTGGCCGCGTAGTCCACATACTGGTGGGCCGATCCCAGGCGCGATGCGGCGCTGGAGACATTGACGATGGAGCCGCCTGCGCCGCCGTGGCGGGTGCTCATGCGGCGCACCGCCTCGCGTGCGCAGACGATGCTGCCGATCACGTTGGTGTCGAACATGCGGCGCAGTCGCGCAACGCCCATCTCGTCCACCCGGGCCGTCACATCCACCACGCCTGCGTTGTTCACCAGCGCGGTGATGCGGCCCAGTTGCGCATCCACGGTGGCATACATGGCCAGCACCTGGTCTTCGTGGGCCACGTCGGCCTGCACCGCCAGGGCGTGCCCGCCCTGGGCCTGGATGCTGTCCACCACCGCCTGGGCGGCGGCGGCATTGGCGTGGTAGTTCACCGCCACGGCCCAGCCCTGCTGCGCGGCGAGCAAGGCGGTGGCGGCGCCAATACCGCGGCTGGCGCCTGTGATTAAAACGATCTTGTCCATGAAACGCTGTCTCCTGCAAGAATGGCGCATTGGAACAGTTTTCAGGAGCGAAACATGGGTCAATTCGTCGATTTGAAGTCTGCCGATGGTTTTGTGCTGCCCGCCTGGGTGGCCGAGCCCGATGCGCCGCCCCGGGGCGCCGTGGTGGTGTTGCAAGAGATTTTTGGGGTCAATAGCCACATCCGCGCCGTCGCCGACCGCTTTGCCGCGCGTGGCTACCTGGCCGTGGCGCCTGCCACTTTCCACCGCGTGCAGCCCGGCGTGGAGCTGGGCTACACCGGCGACGACATGCAGGCGGGCATGGGCCTCAAAGGCGCCGTGGAGGCACTGCCCGCTCCTGGCGTCATGCCCGATATTCAGGCCGCCATCGATTACGCCGCCCAGCGCAGCGGTTGCAAGGTGGGCATCGTGGGCTTTTGCTGGGGCGGGCTGCTGACCTGGCGCGCTGCCTGCACGCTCACGGGCCTGTCGGCCGCCGTGCCTTACTACGGCGGCGGCATGACCACCCCTGAGGAAGCCGCCCGCCAGCCGCAGGTGCCCGTGCTGGCCCACTTTGGCGAGCGCGATCACTGGATTCCTCTGGACACGGTCCAGGCTTTTGACCGCGCCCAGCCCGGCGTGGAAGTGCATGTGTACCAGGCCGACCACGGCTTTAACTGCGACCAGCGCGGCAGCTACGACGAGGCCGCCGCCCTGGCCGCCCGCGACCGCACGCTGGCGTTTTTCGACAAGCATTTGGGCTGACCGCCCTGGCACGGCCCGCAGCCCCCACGCTGCGTGGCTCTGCCGAGTGGCGCAGTGTGGGCATTGCATTCAACCTGGAGGCGCCATGGCCAACTGCATTCGAGACTTCAAGCCTTTTAGGCCCCTAGCGCTTTTGAATCAAGCGCTGACAGCTATATATTTGATAGCAATTGCCAGCCTGGCCCACGCGGCCGACTACACCGGCCCCCTGTTCGACGCCCACCTGCATTACAACGAAGAAGCCTGGAACGGCAGCACCGGCCCGCACCCGCCCGCCGACGTGCTGGCCCGCATGCAGGCCAGCGGGGTGCGCGCCATCGTGGCCAATTCGCGTCCCAATGCAGGCTCGCTGGCGCTGGCGGCCCTGCCGCAGATGCGCGAGGCAGGCATTGCCGTAGTGCCCTTTGTGCGCCTGTACCGCACCCGGGCTGACTACACCGGCTGGCCCCGCGACGAATCCATCTACGACATGGTGCTGGCCGAGCTGGCGCGCGGCACCGCAGCGGGCCCGTACCGGGGCATTGGCGAGTTTCACCTATACGACAGCGCCGATGCCAACGGCCCCGTGGCGCGCAATCTGATGCAGCTGGCCGAGCAGCGCCGCCTGGTGGTGCTGGCGCATGTGGACGATGTGGCGATTGACCTGCTGATGGCGCACACCCCCAGCCAGGGCCAGGCGGTGCGCCTCATCTGGGCCCACACGGGCATTGGCGGCGCCCCGGTAGCGCGGGTGGACGCGCTGCTGGCCCACTACCCCGGCCTGGTGGGCGAGCTGTCGTACCGCCCCGGGCTGGTGTGCGATGGCGGGCAGCTGTGCCCCGAGTGGCGCGCCCTGCTGCTCAAGTACCCCACCCGCTTTGTGATCGGCTCGGACACCTGGGTTAACCAGCGCTGGCAGCACTACGAGGCGCAAATGAAGGACTACCGCACCTGGCTGGGCGGCCTGCCCGCCAATGTGGCCCAGCGTGTGGCCTGGGGCAATGCGGCGGCGTTGTTTGGGGTGGATGGGCACTGAGCTGTTGGCTGCGGCTGGCGCCTGCTGGTAGCTAGCCGCTGTCAGCTGCGCCGTATTAGGGTGAATCTGTAGGGGTGGCGCAAGCCCGGTGCCCTACTATTTTCAGGCTGGCCCACTCCGTTTCTGGGCGCGGAGATTTTTGTTTGAACCCTTCTCTTTTTTCAACGCGTTCCCGCCTTGGCTGTGCATCGCAGATGCCGAGCCTTTCCCGCCGCCATGCTCCGCTGCTGCAAGTCGTTGCCGGGCTGGCGTTGGTGGCTGCGCTGGGCCTGGCGCAGCCAACCCCCGCGCATGCGGCCACAGCGTTTGAGCCCGCGCAGACGGTGCAGGGCACGCCACTGGTGCTCAACGGCTCGGGCACACGCTACCGCACGGTGTTCAAGGTGTACGACATGGCCCTGTACACGGCCCGCAAGGTCAAGACGCTGGAGGAGTTGCTGGCGCTGCCCGGGCCGGTGCGGCTGAACTTTGTGGCCCAGCGCGACATCCCGGGCACAGACCTGGGGGTGTCTTTCATCAAGGGTTTGTCCAACAACTCACCGGCCGAGCAGATTCGCCGCTACACGCCTGCCAGTAACCGGCTGATCGAGATCTTCTCGGGCCGCCCCAAGCTGGCCCCCGGCGAGACCTTTGCCATGGAATACCTGCCGGGCAAGGGCACCACCTTCTACATCCAGGGCCAACCCCAGGGCGCACCTGTGGGCGATGCCGAGTACTTTGGCATGGTGCTGCGCATCTGGCTGGGTCAGGTGCCGGTAGACCACCAGCTCAAGGAAGCGCTGCTGCCTTGATGCAGTTGCAGCCAGCCCAGGCTCATCGCCTTGTCAGGCCGATGTGAGCTGGGATTGCATGCGTCCGGGGCGCCGCAGTGGCGCGGCACTGTCGGCCACCTTGAAGGTGGAAGCGGCCTGGGCCAGTCGGTAGGCTTGCTCGCGCAGGCTTTGGGCGGCGGCAGCAGATTCTTCCACCAGCGCGGCGTTTTGCTGGGTGGCCTGGTCGAGCTGGGCGATGGCGTCGTTCACCAGGGCAATGCCGTCAGACTGCTCGCGGGCGCTGGAGGCAATGTGGGCTATCACCTCCGTCACCTTTTGCACCGAGCTGACGATGTTCTGCATGGCAGCGCCGGCGTTGTGCACGAGCTGGGTGCCTTCGCCCACCTTTTCCACGCTGGTGGAGATCAGGCCCTTGATTTCCTTGGCCGCTTCCGCACTGCGCTGGGCCAGGCTGCGCACTTCGCCCGCCACCACGGCAAAGCCACGGCCTTGCTCGCCTGCACGGGCGGCTTCCACGGCGGCGTTCAGCGCCAGGATG
This Acidovorax sp. 106 DNA region includes the following protein-coding sequences:
- a CDS encoding amidohydrolase; this encodes MNQALTAIYLIAIASLAHAADYTGPLFDAHLHYNEEAWNGSTGPHPPADVLARMQASGVRAIVANSRPNAGSLALAALPQMREAGIAVVPFVRLYRTRADYTGWPRDESIYDMVLAELARGTAAGPYRGIGEFHLYDSADANGPVARNLMQLAEQRRLVVLAHVDDVAIDLLMAHTPSQGQAVRLIWAHTGIGGAPVARVDALLAHYPGLVGELSYRPGLVCDGGQLCPEWRALLLKYPTRFVIGSDTWVNQRWQHYEAQMKDYRTWLGGLPANVAQRVAWGNAAALFGVDGH
- a CDS encoding SDR family oxidoreductase, with protein sequence MDKIVLITGASRGIGAATALLAAQQGWAVAVNYHANAAAAQAVVDSIQAQGGHALAVQADVAHEDQVLAMYATVDAQLGRITALVNNAGVVDVTARVDEMGVARLRRMFDTNVIGSIVCAREAVRRMSTRHGGAGGSIVNVSSAASRLGSAHQYVDYAASKGAIDSFTIGLAREVAAEGIRVNAVRPGLIETDIHASGGLPDRVRDLSHQVPMQRGGTAEEVAQAIVWLMSDASHYTTMSLIDVSGGR
- a CDS encoding MarC family protein; amino-acid sequence: MDLKPLITLLAIVNPLAIVPFFIHYTQGFSAAQRRSTIRTAAFASFCVIAACALLGLQILEFFNISLQSFQVGGGMLLLISAMNMLNAQPAEAKPLTHELEEGAEKAAAGSSIAVVPLTIPLLTGPASMSTVVIYADRAQTFWQHASLVGYGVVIALATALCFSLADPIARVLGKTGINVMTRLMGLILAALAVEVMADGLGKLFPVLVAR
- a CDS encoding chalcone isomerase family protein encodes the protein MPSLSRRHAPLLQVVAGLALVAALGLAQPTPAHAATAFEPAQTVQGTPLVLNGSGTRYRTVFKVYDMALYTARKVKTLEELLALPGPVRLNFVAQRDIPGTDLGVSFIKGLSNNSPAEQIRRYTPASNRLIEIFSGRPKLAPGETFAMEYLPGKGTTFYIQGQPQGAPVGDAEYFGMVLRIWLGQVPVDHQLKEALLP
- a CDS encoding dienelactone hydrolase family protein; its protein translation is MGQFVDLKSADGFVLPAWVAEPDAPPRGAVVVLQEIFGVNSHIRAVADRFAARGYLAVAPATFHRVQPGVELGYTGDDMQAGMGLKGAVEALPAPGVMPDIQAAIDYAAQRSGCKVGIVGFCWGGLLTWRAACTLTGLSAAVPYYGGGMTTPEEAARQPQVPVLAHFGERDHWIPLDTVQAFDRAQPGVEVHVYQADHGFNCDQRGSYDEAAALAARDRTLAFFDKHLG
- a CDS encoding winged helix-turn-helix domain-containing protein, translated to MSTRLLLLEDDPAIARTVAYALERDGLQVTHCLLVQDARQQMQRHPFDVLVLDVGLPDGSGLDLLRDVRHGQAAAALRLRQATPVLMLSARGEELDRVLGLELGADDYLAKPFSPRELAARVKALLRRASMPAPAPAAVPATPLVDDEAGQRITLHGQALPLTRREYRLLSHLLRGAGRIHSRDALLAAAWGDDSESTDRTVDTHIKTLRAKLREVDASREYISTHRGMGYCFDL